A stretch of the uncultured Desulfobacter sp. genome encodes the following:
- a CDS encoding response regulator, translating to MIDIQNMTILIVDDMKSMRLTLRKMLRNLEIGKNLLFADNGRSGLNMLKNSSCDLLIVDWNMPEMNGSEMLARLRRDKNIRDIPVVMVTAENERDIVADVAEHEVDGYLLKPLTLAALDTKIKSVVEAANHPDKAKLHLLEARACEEAGNIEGAIDEIRRALALKPNASRILRKLGLLYIQVKKTEIGEKCLQKAVAVNCQDTISRSHLAKLYIKKRAYKRAAQLYMEILAFSTKYFEPAVRLGETLLVNGFRNEARMLFSRIMSKSRSNKGLQGQIINICLENQEYEFVADIVTEAIKDNPSNMDLMYTAGTIYLQTGDQAKALECFVTVDNSRRGDIKTKLQIAQIHFSNRRILQTDDYLNRILRIDPSNKEALKMRQQI from the coding sequence ATGATTGATATTCAAAACATGACTATACTGATTGTGGATGACATGAAAAGCATGCGCCTGACCCTGCGTAAAATGCTGCGGAATCTTGAAATCGGCAAAAATCTTTTATTTGCGGACAATGGCAGGTCAGGCTTAAATATGTTGAAAAATTCATCCTGTGATTTGCTCATCGTTGACTGGAACATGCCGGAAATGAACGGCAGTGAAATGCTGGCCAGACTGCGCCGGGATAAAAATATCAGGGACATTCCCGTTGTTATGGTTACAGCCGAAAATGAACGCGATATTGTGGCTGATGTTGCAGAACACGAAGTGGACGGATATCTTCTTAAACCATTAACTCTGGCTGCTTTGGACACGAAAATAAAGAGTGTTGTTGAGGCCGCCAACCACCCTGACAAGGCAAAGCTTCATCTGCTTGAGGCAAGGGCGTGTGAAGAGGCCGGAAATATTGAAGGTGCCATAGACGAAATTCGAAGAGCGTTGGCGCTTAAACCCAATGCATCACGGATTCTAAGAAAGCTTGGGCTTTTATATATTCAGGTCAAGAAAACCGAAATAGGTGAAAAATGCCTTCAAAAGGCCGTTGCTGTAAATTGTCAGGATACTATATCCCGTAGCCATCTGGCTAAGCTGTACATCAAAAAACGAGCCTATAAACGAGCGGCCCAGCTATATATGGAAATTCTTGCTTTCAGCACGAAATATTTTGAACCGGCGGTTCGTTTGGGAGAAACACTTTTGGTTAACGGGTTCAGAAATGAGGCAAGAATGCTTTTCTCGCGTATCATGTCAAAAAGTCGCTCCAACAAGGGACTCCAGGGACAAATCATCAATATATGCCTGGAGAACCAGGAATATGAATTTGTAGCCGATATCGTTACTGAGGCGATCAAAGATAATCCTTCCAACATGGATTTGATGTATACGGCCGGGACCATTTATCTTCAAACCGGCGATCAGGCAAAAGCCTTGGAATGCTTTGTCACGGTTGATAATAGCAGGCGAGGGGATATTAAAACCAAACTTCAAATTGCCCAGATTCATTTCAGCAATAGACGTATTCTCCAGACAGA
- a CDS encoding response regulator — protein MITDKDISIRLSSIMTAIIVCLAGMGLYAKTLVLISPSIASVCLIWAAHYLLGGHTEQRFVIRGRSILLIFSAYITWFTCLTGGVFSPGLFFFIIVMAGTVLFADLTGFFVFCCFLGLLLSFFYWGPSWGPGVLNPNEFRLVFFIILFSGVGAVLFLILKKQQKLISEKQSAVTLSRKIQDDAENAIEVKDRFLANMSHEIRNPMNGVIGMLHVLLDSELDTDQKRYADIAYNSAKALLTIVDDILDLSKIEAGKIELDIRPFDLEIAIKDIVSLPELQARQKGLEFIYNIDADVPRLLKGDIGRIRQVILNFTSNAIKFTETGSVTLNVTIKEDKEEHARIHFSVDDTGIGISEEVMNGLFAPFVQADASITKKYGGTGLGLFISKLFIELMGGQVGVDSIEMIGSTFWFEAPFEKQLPEEISQTPSIVPVNEIRVVAVSDKPEPSTRLTKIFDRIGFHYETCGHNQLIELITFANESVTPFHVVIMEVNESDQYARNIGREVSQNPELNSLARIIVTAVGKQGDAREFEGLGFSAFLSFPLDTSILQDALHMVLSPTYKKSNQAIITRYALAERKKRAFKILIVDDIDTNVVTVKEIIKKQGYQTDSASNGIQAVEKVKQNKYDLIFMDCQMPEMDGYEASRRIREYETLEDLMATPIIAMTGNAFEKDQQACKAAGMDDFIKKPVNPRALIELINMYKSESLACEVFLSPDSKTPDRDIHKAEKKEQVAAGVEENPASAPVFDRTVFLERFGNDEDMAAEVLASFFQEVDGLVDNLIAAIKKAPIDPGYVKDCAHALKGAAANVNAEQLRLAAFDIESRAGDGEPSDSLVEPEILEQYLNWFKEKAIL, from the coding sequence ATGATCACTGATAAAGACATTTCAATACGGCTGTCATCTATCATGACGGCAATTATAGTTTGCCTTGCAGGAATGGGGCTGTATGCGAAAACTCTTGTCCTTATTTCCCCTTCAATTGCCTCCGTCTGCCTGATTTGGGCCGCACATTATCTTTTAGGTGGGCACACTGAGCAACGATTCGTCATCCGGGGGCGCAGTATATTACTGATCTTCTCCGCTTATATCACTTGGTTTACCTGTCTTACCGGTGGTGTTTTCAGTCCCGGACTCTTTTTTTTTATTATTGTGATGGCCGGAACTGTTCTATTTGCTGATTTGACCGGTTTTTTTGTTTTTTGCTGTTTTTTGGGCCTTTTGCTTTCTTTTTTTTATTGGGGACCGTCCTGGGGACCGGGGGTGTTGAATCCCAATGAATTTCGCCTTGTTTTTTTCATCATTTTGTTTTCCGGCGTTGGCGCCGTCCTGTTTTTAATACTCAAAAAACAACAGAAGTTGATCTCAGAAAAGCAGTCGGCTGTTACGCTTTCCCGAAAAATCCAGGATGATGCTGAAAACGCCATTGAGGTTAAGGATAGATTTTTGGCCAACATGAGCCATGAAATACGAAATCCTATGAACGGGGTCATCGGCATGCTTCATGTCCTTCTCGACTCTGAGCTTGATACTGACCAAAAACGATATGCGGACATTGCCTATAACAGTGCTAAAGCCCTTTTAACCATAGTAGATGATATACTGGATCTATCCAAAATTGAAGCCGGCAAAATTGAACTTGATATCCGCCCCTTTGATCTTGAAATTGCCATTAAGGATATTGTCTCTTTGCCTGAATTGCAGGCCAGGCAAAAAGGCCTTGAGTTTATTTATAATATAGATGCGGATGTGCCAAGGCTGCTCAAAGGAGATATCGGCAGAATACGCCAGGTGATATTAAATTTTACCAGCAATGCCATAAAATTTACTGAAACCGGATCTGTGACCTTGAATGTGACAATCAAAGAGGACAAAGAAGAGCACGCGCGGATTCATTTCAGCGTGGACGATACAGGTATCGGTATCAGTGAGGAGGTTATGAATGGCCTTTTTGCTCCTTTTGTTCAGGCTGACGCCTCCATAACAAAGAAATATGGCGGTACCGGCCTTGGCTTGTTCATATCAAAATTGTTTATTGAACTCATGGGTGGTCAGGTGGGGGTGGACAGCATTGAAATGATAGGCTCTACCTTCTGGTTTGAGGCGCCCTTTGAAAAACAGCTGCCCGAAGAGATTTCCCAGACCCCGTCTATCGTTCCCGTAAACGAAATCAGGGTGGTTGCCGTATCCGACAAGCCCGAACCCAGTACTCGGCTGACTAAAATTTTTGACCGGATCGGCTTTCACTATGAAACATGTGGGCACAATCAACTGATTGAACTTATAACTTTTGCCAATGAAAGTGTAACGCCTTTTCATGTGGTCATTATGGAGGTCAATGAATCGGATCAATATGCAAGGAATATTGGCCGGGAAGTCAGCCAGAACCCCGAGTTGAACAGCCTTGCCCGAATTATTGTCACGGCTGTGGGTAAGCAAGGGGACGCAAGGGAATTTGAAGGCTTGGGATTTTCAGCTTTTTTAAGCTTTCCTTTGGATACATCCATTCTCCAGGATGCTCTCCACATGGTACTTTCACCAACTTATAAAAAAAGCAATCAGGCCATTATCACCCGATATGCTTTAGCCGAACGTAAGAAAAGAGCATTTAAAATTTTAATCGTTGATGACATTGATACCAATGTTGTGACGGTTAAAGAAATTATCAAAAAACAGGGATATCAGACGGATTCGGCTTCCAACGGCATTCAGGCCGTTGAAAAGGTTAAACAGAATAAATATGATTTAATCTTCATGGATTGCCAGATGCCGGAAATGGATGGTTATGAAGCCAGTCGTCGGATCAGGGAATATGAAACCTTAGAAGATCTTATGGCAACACCCATCATTGCCATGACCGGAAACGCTTTTGAAAAGGATCAACAGGCATGCAAAGCAGCCGGTATGGATGATTTTATAAAAAAACCGGTCAATCCCCGTGCTCTAATTGAACTGATAAACATGTATAAGTCGGAAAGTTTGGCTTGTGAGGTATTTCTCTCCCCGGATTCTAAAACGCCTGACCGCGATATTCATAAGGCTGAAAAAAAAGAACAGGTAGCCGCTGGTGTGGAAGAGAATCCTGCTTCCGCGCCTGTATTTGACCGGACTGTATTTCTTGAACGCTTTGGCAATGATGAGGATATGGCTGCTGAAGTCCTTGCGTCCTTTTTCCAGGAGGTGGACGGACTTGTTGATAACCTTATTGCGGCGATTAAAAAAGCGCCCATTGATCCTGGGTATGTCAAGGACTGTGCCCATGCGTTAAAAGGCGCTGCCGCCAATGTAAATGCAGAGCAGTTGAGACTTGCCGCTTTTGACATTGAGTCCCGGGCCGGTGATGGCGAGCCGTCAGACTCATTGGTTGAACCCGAAATACTTGAGCAATATCTGAATTGGTTTAAAGAGAAAGCAATTTTATGA